A DNA window from Centroberyx gerrardi isolate f3 chromosome 5, fCenGer3.hap1.cur.20231027, whole genome shotgun sequence contains the following coding sequences:
- the zmynd8 gene encoding MYND-type zinc finger-containing chromatin reader ZMYND8 isoform X2 produces the protein MHPQSVAEEEGKTETDAIEGMEISTRSKVSDPGSAERVTQKRKMPSPSHSSNGHSSAETSPSPMKKKKKPGAVSSSKDQSELRHGPFYYVKQPALTTDPVDVVPQDGRNDFYCWLCHREGQVLCCELCPRVYHAKCLKLPAEPEGDWFCPECEKITVAECIETQSKAMMMLTIDQLSYLLKFALQKMKQPGDHPRSSSHSPHAASTQRKTFNWTEPFQKPVSLEQHPDYAEYIFHPMDLCTLEKNIKKKMYGCTEAFLADAKWILHNCIIYNGGNHKLTATARVIVKICEHEMNEIEVCPECYLSACQKRDNWFCEPCSNPHPLVWAKLKGFPFWPAKALRDKDGQVDARFFGQHDRAWVPLNNCYLMSKEIPFSVKKTKSIFNSAMQEMEVYVENMRKRFEVFNYAPFRTPYTPDNNFQMLLDPSNPLSTSIKPEKQEKIKLSFDMTASPKMPMARSMVSGAGLGGSTAGRRIPLSDMPRSPMSTNSSAHTGSDGEQETPDKSQTKAPNSQYSTGEESMDCTASPAYTRPGTAGSSLDSPKPFHSQAPGLPLIPKQEKTPPTGSILNLNLDRSKAEMDLKELSETVQQKQGATPVLTSTKRQIKSRFQLNLDKTIESCKAQLGIDEISEDVYKGVEHSDSEDSDKSDSSDSEYASDEEQKPKDGQDAAPNVKGQKEPSKTGVKDQPSPSQDKEGKPDVPVASKSAAGDAGATVSDPLSKERASTDSDKESPEKTKAAPASPVPREKAQVKEEVRQPMPVEDSDSERELVIDLGEEQGGKERKRSRRDTTTVKEPAAGKAPTLSTAPSQNSTTPSSASSVSSQSPVAIPVTMVSFTTASPAAISPATLSSATPTPTPTPASSSASTTPALKKQRPLLPRETVPVVQRAVVWNPTAKFQTSSQKWHMQKVQRQQQNQQPVATTQLQAPSPGQGQAQTVAQTQATGTSSTSVSSSLAQQPSQSTRYQTRQAVKAVQQKDTPLSTSTSAVTLVSSSPASVAMMAASSLGTASSSSPMAVDLQIPTGSADVAADIAKYTNKIMDAIKGTMTEIYNDLSKSTSGNTIAEIRRLRIEIEKLQWLHQQELSEMKHNLELTMAEMRQSLEQERERLVAEMKKQMELEKQQAVDETKKKQWCANCRKEAIFYCCWNTSYCDYPCQQAHWPEHMKSCTQSATAPQQEPEAESTAEPPNKGLGQSGSGPVPLRDTSVSAPSDKDCDMEKSTDNVAVSLS, from the exons TgtggctgaggaggaggggaagactGAGACAGATGCAATAGAAGGAATGGAGATCTCAACACGATCCAAAG TTTCAGACCCGGGGTCAGCAGAGCGGGTGACCCAGAAACGTAAGATGCCGAGCCCCTCTCACTCATCCAATGGTCACTCATCTGCTGAAACTTCCCCCAGCCcaatgaaaaagaagaagaaaccagGTGCCGTCAGCAGCAGCAAAGACCAG TCAGAACTAAGACATGGTCCCTTTTACTATGTGAAGCAGCCAGCACTCACCACAGACCCTGTTGATGTTGTACCGCAGGATGGCAGGAATGActtctactgctggctgtgCCACCGTGAGGGCCAGGTGCTCTGCTGTGAGCTCTGCCCCAGGGTGTACCACGCCAAGTGCCTCAAACTACCAGCCGAGCCCGAGGGCGACTGGTTCTGTCCAGAGTGTGAG AAAATAACGGTTGCTGAGTGTATAGAGACTCAGAGCAAAGCCATGATGATGCTAACTATAGACCAGCTGTCTTACCTGCTAAAGTTTGCCCTTCAGAAGATGAAACAGCCAGGT gACCATCCCCGCTCGTCATCTCACTCCCCCCATGCAGCTTCCACGCAGAGAAAGACTTTTAATTGG ACTGAACCCTTTCAGAAACCTGTTTCTCTGGAACAGCATCCAGATTATGCGGAATATATTTTTCACCCTATGGATCTTTGCACACTCGAGAAG AAtatcaaaaagaaaatgtatggcTGCACAGAGGCCTTCTTGGCAGATGCAAAATGGATTTTGCACAACTGTATAATATACAATGGAG GCAATCACAAACTCACGGCTACAGCTAGAGTGATAGTAAAAATCTGTGAACATGAG ATGAACGAGATTGAAGTTTGTCCAGAGTGTTACCTGTCAGCCTGCCAAAAGAGAGACAACTGGTTCTGTGAGCCATGT aGTAACCCCCACCCTCTAGTCTGGGCCAAACTGAAAGGATTCCCATTCTGGCCGGCTAAAGCTCTGCGGGACAAAGATGGACAGGTGGATGCTCGCTTCTTTGGCCAGCATGACAG GGCATGGGTCCCTTTAAACAATTGCTACCTCATGTCCAAAGAGATTCCTTTCTCTGTGAAGAAGACCAAGAGCATCTTCAACAGTGCCATGCAAGAGATGGAAGTCTACGTGGAGAACATGAGGAAGAGGTTTGAAGTGTTTAACTACGCCCCCTTCAGGACACCCTACACCCCTGACAACAACTTCCAGATGCTGCTGGACCCCTCCAATCCCCTATCCACCTCCATAAAACCTGAGAAGCAGGAGAAGATCAAGCTGAGCTTTGATATGACCGCATCGCCCAAGATGCCTATGGCCAGGAGCATGGTGTCTGGGGCTGGGCTGGGAGGGAGCACGGCAGGCCGGCGGATCCCCCTCAGTGACATGCCTCGTTCCCCCATGAGCACCAACTCCTCTGCCCATACAGGTTCGGACGGGGAACAGGAGACACCAGACAAGTCCCAGACAAAAGCCCCAAACAGCCAGTACAGCACAGGGGAGGAGTCCATGGACTGTACAG CATCACCTGCCTATACCCGACCTGGTACTGCAGGCAGTTCCTTGGACAGCCCCAAACCATTCCACTCTCAAGCTCCTGGCCTACCCCTCATTCCTAAGCAGGAGAAGACACCGCCAACAGGAAGCATTCTGAACCTCAACCTAG ATCGGAGTAAAGCAGAGATGGACCTGAAGGAACTTAGTGAGACAGTTCAACAGAAACAAGGAGCGACACCAGTCCTCACCTCTACCAAGAGACAGATCAAGAGCCGTTTCCAGCTCAACTTGGACAAAACCATTGAGAGTTGCAAGGCACAACTGG GTATAGATGAGATCTCTGAGGATGTGTATAAGGGCGTGGAACACAGCGACTCAGAGGACTCtgacaaatctgactccagtgACAGTGAGTACGCCAGCGATGAGGAGCAAAAGCCCAAGGATGGCCAGGATGCAGCGCCCAATGTCAAAGGCCAGAAGGAGCCATCCAAAACTGGAGTCAAAGACCAACCTTCCCCCAGTCAAGATAAGGAGGGCAAACCAGACGTGCCTGTGGCATCAAAATCTGCTGCCGGTGACGCTGGTGCAACAGTATCAGATCCCCTCTCtaaagagagagcgagcacaGATTCGGACAAAGAGAGCCCAGAGAAGACCAAAGCAGCTCCAGCATCGCCTGTTCCCAGAGAGAAGGCTCAGGTGAAAGAGGAGGTGAGGCAGCCCATGCCAGTGGAGGACTCTGACTCAGAGAGGGAGCTGGTTATTGACCTTGGAGAGGAACAGGGAggcaaggagaggaagaggagcagaagagacaCCACCACTGTTAAGGAGCCAGCTGCTG GTAAAGCCCCGACCCTGTCGACTGCCCCGTCTCAAAACAGCACGACCCCTTCCTCAGCCTCCAGTGTCTCCTCCCAGTCCCCTGTGGCCATTCCTGTTACCATGGTCTCCTTCACTACTGCCTCTCCTGCAGCCATAAGCCCTGCCACCTTGTCTAGTGCCACTCCAACACCAACCCCGacccctgcctcctcctcagcctccaccACACCGGCATTGAAGaaacagcgccctctgctgcccaGAGAGACGGTGCCAGTGGTGCAGAGAGCTGTGGTGTGGAATCCCACCGCCAAGTTTCAGACCTCCTCTCAGAAGTGGCACATGCAGAAGGTGCAGCGTCAGCAACAGAACCAGCAACCTGTGGCGACCACACAACTGCAGGCTCCATCGCCAGGGCAAGGCCAGGCCCAGACAGTGGCCCAGACACAGGCCACTGGAACCAGCTCAACATCAGTGTCCTCATCGCTGGCACAGCAGCCTTCACAAAGCACGCGCTATCAGACCAGGCAGGCTGTCAAAG cTGTTCAACAAAAAGACACTCCGCTCAGCACGTCCACGTCGGCTGTCACCCTGGTATCCAGTAGCCCCGCTTCTGTGGCAATGATGGCAGCGTCAAGTTTAGGCACAGCTTCTTCATCTTCCCCAATGGCAGTAGACTTGCAGATCCCCACTGGCTCAGCAGACGTTGCTGCAGACATTGCCAAGTACACTAATAAA ATAATGGATGCAATCAAAGGAACAATGACTGAAATCTACAATGACCTTTCTAAAAGTACTTCAGGGAATACAATAGCAGAG ATAAGACGACTGAGAATTGAAATAGAAAAATTACAGTGGTTACATCAACAGGAGTTGTCAGAAATGAAGCACAATCTTG AGTTGACGATGGCAGAGATGAGGCAGAGtctggagcaggagagggagaggttggTGGCTGAGATGAAGAAGCAGATGGAGCTGGAGAAGCAGCAAGCAGTGGATGAGACGAAGAAGAAACAGTGGTGCGCCAACTGCAGGAAAGAGGCCATCTTCTACTGCTGCTGGAACACCAGCTACTGTGATTACCCCTGCCAGCAAGCCCACTGGCCAGAACACATGAAGTCCTGCACCCAGTCAG CAACAGCCCCACAGCAAGAACCTGAGGCTGAGTCCACAGCAGAGCCTCCAAACAAAGGTTTAGGACAGTCCGGCAGTGGCCCAGTCCCTCTCAGAGACACTTCGGTCTCTGCACCATCAGACAAAGACTGTGACATGGAGAAGAGCACTGACAATGTTGCTGTCAGTCTGTCATAA
- the zmynd8 gene encoding MYND-type zinc finger-containing chromatin reader ZMYND8 isoform X1 has protein sequence MHPQSVAEEEGKTETDAIEGMEISTRSKVSDPGSAERVTQKRKMPSPSHSSNGHSSAETSPSPMKKKKKPGAVSSSKDQSELRHGPFYYVKQPALTTDPVDVVPQDGRNDFYCWLCHREGQVLCCELCPRVYHAKCLKLPAEPEGDWFCPECEKITVAECIETQSKAMMMLTIDQLSYLLKFALQKMKQPGDHPRSSSHSPHAASTQRKTFNWTEPFQKPVSLEQHPDYAEYIFHPMDLCTLEKNIKKKMYGCTEAFLADAKWILHNCIIYNGGNHKLTATARVIVKICEHEMNEIEVCPECYLSACQKRDNWFCEPCSNPHPLVWAKLKGFPFWPAKALRDKDGQVDARFFGQHDRAWVPLNNCYLMSKEIPFSVKKTKSIFNSAMQEMEVYVENMRKRFEVFNYAPFRTPYTPDNNFQMLLDPSNPLSTSIKPEKQEKIKLSFDMTASPKMPMARSMVSGAGLGGSTAGRRIPLSDMPRSPMSTNSSAHTGSDGEQETPDKSQTKAPNSQYSTGEESMDCTASPAYTRPGTAGSSLDSPKPFHSQAPGLPLIPKQEKTPPTGSILNLNLDRSKAEMDLKELSETVQQKQGATPVLTSTKRQIKSRFQLNLDKTIESCKAQLGIDEISEDVYKGVEHSDSEDSDKSDSSDSEYASDEEQKPKDGQDAAPNVKGQKEPSKTGVKDQPSPSQDKEGKPDVPVASKSAAGDAGATVSDPLSKERASTDSDKESPEKTKAAPASPVPREKAQVKEEVRQPMPVEDSDSERELVIDLGEEQGGKERKRSRRDTTTVKEPAAGKLEGKAPTLSTAPSQNSTTPSSASSVSSQSPVAIPVTMVSFTTASPAAISPATLSSATPTPTPTPASSSASTTPALKKQRPLLPRETVPVVQRAVVWNPTAKFQTSSQKWHMQKVQRQQQNQQPVATTQLQAPSPGQGQAQTVAQTQATGTSSTSVSSSLAQQPSQSTRYQTRQAVKAVQQKDTPLSTSTSAVTLVSSSPASVAMMAASSLGTASSSSPMAVDLQIPTGSADVAADIAKYTNKIMDAIKGTMTEIYNDLSKSTSGNTIAEIRRLRIEIEKLQWLHQQELSEMKHNLELTMAEMRQSLEQERERLVAEMKKQMELEKQQAVDETKKKQWCANCRKEAIFYCCWNTSYCDYPCQQAHWPEHMKSCTQSATAPQQEPEAESTAEPPNKGLGQSGSGPVPLRDTSVSAPSDKDCDMEKSTDNVAVSLS, from the exons TgtggctgaggaggaggggaagactGAGACAGATGCAATAGAAGGAATGGAGATCTCAACACGATCCAAAG TTTCAGACCCGGGGTCAGCAGAGCGGGTGACCCAGAAACGTAAGATGCCGAGCCCCTCTCACTCATCCAATGGTCACTCATCTGCTGAAACTTCCCCCAGCCcaatgaaaaagaagaagaaaccagGTGCCGTCAGCAGCAGCAAAGACCAG TCAGAACTAAGACATGGTCCCTTTTACTATGTGAAGCAGCCAGCACTCACCACAGACCCTGTTGATGTTGTACCGCAGGATGGCAGGAATGActtctactgctggctgtgCCACCGTGAGGGCCAGGTGCTCTGCTGTGAGCTCTGCCCCAGGGTGTACCACGCCAAGTGCCTCAAACTACCAGCCGAGCCCGAGGGCGACTGGTTCTGTCCAGAGTGTGAG AAAATAACGGTTGCTGAGTGTATAGAGACTCAGAGCAAAGCCATGATGATGCTAACTATAGACCAGCTGTCTTACCTGCTAAAGTTTGCCCTTCAGAAGATGAAACAGCCAGGT gACCATCCCCGCTCGTCATCTCACTCCCCCCATGCAGCTTCCACGCAGAGAAAGACTTTTAATTGG ACTGAACCCTTTCAGAAACCTGTTTCTCTGGAACAGCATCCAGATTATGCGGAATATATTTTTCACCCTATGGATCTTTGCACACTCGAGAAG AAtatcaaaaagaaaatgtatggcTGCACAGAGGCCTTCTTGGCAGATGCAAAATGGATTTTGCACAACTGTATAATATACAATGGAG GCAATCACAAACTCACGGCTACAGCTAGAGTGATAGTAAAAATCTGTGAACATGAG ATGAACGAGATTGAAGTTTGTCCAGAGTGTTACCTGTCAGCCTGCCAAAAGAGAGACAACTGGTTCTGTGAGCCATGT aGTAACCCCCACCCTCTAGTCTGGGCCAAACTGAAAGGATTCCCATTCTGGCCGGCTAAAGCTCTGCGGGACAAAGATGGACAGGTGGATGCTCGCTTCTTTGGCCAGCATGACAG GGCATGGGTCCCTTTAAACAATTGCTACCTCATGTCCAAAGAGATTCCTTTCTCTGTGAAGAAGACCAAGAGCATCTTCAACAGTGCCATGCAAGAGATGGAAGTCTACGTGGAGAACATGAGGAAGAGGTTTGAAGTGTTTAACTACGCCCCCTTCAGGACACCCTACACCCCTGACAACAACTTCCAGATGCTGCTGGACCCCTCCAATCCCCTATCCACCTCCATAAAACCTGAGAAGCAGGAGAAGATCAAGCTGAGCTTTGATATGACCGCATCGCCCAAGATGCCTATGGCCAGGAGCATGGTGTCTGGGGCTGGGCTGGGAGGGAGCACGGCAGGCCGGCGGATCCCCCTCAGTGACATGCCTCGTTCCCCCATGAGCACCAACTCCTCTGCCCATACAGGTTCGGACGGGGAACAGGAGACACCAGACAAGTCCCAGACAAAAGCCCCAAACAGCCAGTACAGCACAGGGGAGGAGTCCATGGACTGTACAG CATCACCTGCCTATACCCGACCTGGTACTGCAGGCAGTTCCTTGGACAGCCCCAAACCATTCCACTCTCAAGCTCCTGGCCTACCCCTCATTCCTAAGCAGGAGAAGACACCGCCAACAGGAAGCATTCTGAACCTCAACCTAG ATCGGAGTAAAGCAGAGATGGACCTGAAGGAACTTAGTGAGACAGTTCAACAGAAACAAGGAGCGACACCAGTCCTCACCTCTACCAAGAGACAGATCAAGAGCCGTTTCCAGCTCAACTTGGACAAAACCATTGAGAGTTGCAAGGCACAACTGG GTATAGATGAGATCTCTGAGGATGTGTATAAGGGCGTGGAACACAGCGACTCAGAGGACTCtgacaaatctgactccagtgACAGTGAGTACGCCAGCGATGAGGAGCAAAAGCCCAAGGATGGCCAGGATGCAGCGCCCAATGTCAAAGGCCAGAAGGAGCCATCCAAAACTGGAGTCAAAGACCAACCTTCCCCCAGTCAAGATAAGGAGGGCAAACCAGACGTGCCTGTGGCATCAAAATCTGCTGCCGGTGACGCTGGTGCAACAGTATCAGATCCCCTCTCtaaagagagagcgagcacaGATTCGGACAAAGAGAGCCCAGAGAAGACCAAAGCAGCTCCAGCATCGCCTGTTCCCAGAGAGAAGGCTCAGGTGAAAGAGGAGGTGAGGCAGCCCATGCCAGTGGAGGACTCTGACTCAGAGAGGGAGCTGGTTATTGACCTTGGAGAGGAACAGGGAggcaaggagaggaagaggagcagaagagacaCCACCACTGTTAAGGAGCCAGCTGCTGGTAAGCTTGAAG GTAAAGCCCCGACCCTGTCGACTGCCCCGTCTCAAAACAGCACGACCCCTTCCTCAGCCTCCAGTGTCTCCTCCCAGTCCCCTGTGGCCATTCCTGTTACCATGGTCTCCTTCACTACTGCCTCTCCTGCAGCCATAAGCCCTGCCACCTTGTCTAGTGCCACTCCAACACCAACCCCGacccctgcctcctcctcagcctccaccACACCGGCATTGAAGaaacagcgccctctgctgcccaGAGAGACGGTGCCAGTGGTGCAGAGAGCTGTGGTGTGGAATCCCACCGCCAAGTTTCAGACCTCCTCTCAGAAGTGGCACATGCAGAAGGTGCAGCGTCAGCAACAGAACCAGCAACCTGTGGCGACCACACAACTGCAGGCTCCATCGCCAGGGCAAGGCCAGGCCCAGACAGTGGCCCAGACACAGGCCACTGGAACCAGCTCAACATCAGTGTCCTCATCGCTGGCACAGCAGCCTTCACAAAGCACGCGCTATCAGACCAGGCAGGCTGTCAAAG cTGTTCAACAAAAAGACACTCCGCTCAGCACGTCCACGTCGGCTGTCACCCTGGTATCCAGTAGCCCCGCTTCTGTGGCAATGATGGCAGCGTCAAGTTTAGGCACAGCTTCTTCATCTTCCCCAATGGCAGTAGACTTGCAGATCCCCACTGGCTCAGCAGACGTTGCTGCAGACATTGCCAAGTACACTAATAAA ATAATGGATGCAATCAAAGGAACAATGACTGAAATCTACAATGACCTTTCTAAAAGTACTTCAGGGAATACAATAGCAGAG ATAAGACGACTGAGAATTGAAATAGAAAAATTACAGTGGTTACATCAACAGGAGTTGTCAGAAATGAAGCACAATCTTG AGTTGACGATGGCAGAGATGAGGCAGAGtctggagcaggagagggagaggttggTGGCTGAGATGAAGAAGCAGATGGAGCTGGAGAAGCAGCAAGCAGTGGATGAGACGAAGAAGAAACAGTGGTGCGCCAACTGCAGGAAAGAGGCCATCTTCTACTGCTGCTGGAACACCAGCTACTGTGATTACCCCTGCCAGCAAGCCCACTGGCCAGAACACATGAAGTCCTGCACCCAGTCAG CAACAGCCCCACAGCAAGAACCTGAGGCTGAGTCCACAGCAGAGCCTCCAAACAAAGGTTTAGGACAGTCCGGCAGTGGCCCAGTCCCTCTCAGAGACACTTCGGTCTCTGCACCATCAGACAAAGACTGTGACATGGAGAAGAGCACTGACAATGTTGCTGTCAGTCTGTCATAA
- the zmynd8 gene encoding MYND-type zinc finger-containing chromatin reader ZMYND8 isoform X4: MHPQSVAEEEGKTETDAIEGMEISTRSKVSDPGSAERVTQKRKMPSPSHSSNGHSSAETSPSPMKKKKKPGAVSSSKDQSELRHGPFYYVKQPALTTDPVDVVPQDGRNDFYCWLCHREGQVLCCELCPRVYHAKCLKLPAEPEGDWFCPECEKITVAECIETQSKAMMMLTIDQLSYLLKFALQKMKQPGTEPFQKPVSLEQHPDYAEYIFHPMDLCTLEKNIKKKMYGCTEAFLADAKWILHNCIIYNGGNHKLTATARVIVKICEHEMNEIEVCPECYLSACQKRDNWFCEPCSNPHPLVWAKLKGFPFWPAKALRDKDGQVDARFFGQHDRAWVPLNNCYLMSKEIPFSVKKTKSIFNSAMQEMEVYVENMRKRFEVFNYAPFRTPYTPDNNFQMLLDPSNPLSTSIKPEKQEKIKLSFDMTASPKMPMARSMVSGAGLGGSTAGRRIPLSDMPRSPMSTNSSAHTGSDGEQETPDKSQTKAPNSQYSTGEESMDCTASPAYTRPGTAGSSLDSPKPFHSQAPGLPLIPKQEKTPPTGSILNLNLDRSKAEMDLKELSETVQQKQGATPVLTSTKRQIKSRFQLNLDKTIESCKAQLGIDEISEDVYKGVEHSDSEDSDKSDSSDSEYASDEEQKPKDGQDAAPNVKGQKEPSKTGVKDQPSPSQDKEGKPDVPVASKSAAGDAGATVSDPLSKERASTDSDKESPEKTKAAPASPVPREKAQVKEEVRQPMPVEDSDSERELVIDLGEEQGGKERKRSRRDTTTVKEPAAGKLEGKAPTLSTAPSQNSTTPSSASSVSSQSPVAIPVTMVSFTTASPAAISPATLSSATPTPTPTPASSSASTTPALKKQRPLLPRETVPVVQRAVVWNPTAKFQTSSQKWHMQKVQRQQQNQQPVATTQLQAPSPGQGQAQTVAQTQATGTSSTSVSSSLAQQPSQSTRYQTRQAVKAVQQKDTPLSTSTSAVTLVSSSPASVAMMAASSLGTASSSSPMAVDLQIPTGSADVAADIAKYTNKIMDAIKGTMTEIYNDLSKSTSGNTIAEIRRLRIEIEKLQWLHQQELSEMKHNLELTMAEMRQSLEQERERLVAEMKKQMELEKQQAVDETKKKQWCANCRKEAIFYCCWNTSYCDYPCQQAHWPEHMKSCTQSATAPQQEPEAESTAEPPNKGLGQSGSGPVPLRDTSVSAPSDKDCDMEKSTDNVAVSLS, from the exons TgtggctgaggaggaggggaagactGAGACAGATGCAATAGAAGGAATGGAGATCTCAACACGATCCAAAG TTTCAGACCCGGGGTCAGCAGAGCGGGTGACCCAGAAACGTAAGATGCCGAGCCCCTCTCACTCATCCAATGGTCACTCATCTGCTGAAACTTCCCCCAGCCcaatgaaaaagaagaagaaaccagGTGCCGTCAGCAGCAGCAAAGACCAG TCAGAACTAAGACATGGTCCCTTTTACTATGTGAAGCAGCCAGCACTCACCACAGACCCTGTTGATGTTGTACCGCAGGATGGCAGGAATGActtctactgctggctgtgCCACCGTGAGGGCCAGGTGCTCTGCTGTGAGCTCTGCCCCAGGGTGTACCACGCCAAGTGCCTCAAACTACCAGCCGAGCCCGAGGGCGACTGGTTCTGTCCAGAGTGTGAG AAAATAACGGTTGCTGAGTGTATAGAGACTCAGAGCAAAGCCATGATGATGCTAACTATAGACCAGCTGTCTTACCTGCTAAAGTTTGCCCTTCAGAAGATGAAACAGCCAGGT ACTGAACCCTTTCAGAAACCTGTTTCTCTGGAACAGCATCCAGATTATGCGGAATATATTTTTCACCCTATGGATCTTTGCACACTCGAGAAG AAtatcaaaaagaaaatgtatggcTGCACAGAGGCCTTCTTGGCAGATGCAAAATGGATTTTGCACAACTGTATAATATACAATGGAG GCAATCACAAACTCACGGCTACAGCTAGAGTGATAGTAAAAATCTGTGAACATGAG ATGAACGAGATTGAAGTTTGTCCAGAGTGTTACCTGTCAGCCTGCCAAAAGAGAGACAACTGGTTCTGTGAGCCATGT aGTAACCCCCACCCTCTAGTCTGGGCCAAACTGAAAGGATTCCCATTCTGGCCGGCTAAAGCTCTGCGGGACAAAGATGGACAGGTGGATGCTCGCTTCTTTGGCCAGCATGACAG GGCATGGGTCCCTTTAAACAATTGCTACCTCATGTCCAAAGAGATTCCTTTCTCTGTGAAGAAGACCAAGAGCATCTTCAACAGTGCCATGCAAGAGATGGAAGTCTACGTGGAGAACATGAGGAAGAGGTTTGAAGTGTTTAACTACGCCCCCTTCAGGACACCCTACACCCCTGACAACAACTTCCAGATGCTGCTGGACCCCTCCAATCCCCTATCCACCTCCATAAAACCTGAGAAGCAGGAGAAGATCAAGCTGAGCTTTGATATGACCGCATCGCCCAAGATGCCTATGGCCAGGAGCATGGTGTCTGGGGCTGGGCTGGGAGGGAGCACGGCAGGCCGGCGGATCCCCCTCAGTGACATGCCTCGTTCCCCCATGAGCACCAACTCCTCTGCCCATACAGGTTCGGACGGGGAACAGGAGACACCAGACAAGTCCCAGACAAAAGCCCCAAACAGCCAGTACAGCACAGGGGAGGAGTCCATGGACTGTACAG CATCACCTGCCTATACCCGACCTGGTACTGCAGGCAGTTCCTTGGACAGCCCCAAACCATTCCACTCTCAAGCTCCTGGCCTACCCCTCATTCCTAAGCAGGAGAAGACACCGCCAACAGGAAGCATTCTGAACCTCAACCTAG ATCGGAGTAAAGCAGAGATGGACCTGAAGGAACTTAGTGAGACAGTTCAACAGAAACAAGGAGCGACACCAGTCCTCACCTCTACCAAGAGACAGATCAAGAGCCGTTTCCAGCTCAACTTGGACAAAACCATTGAGAGTTGCAAGGCACAACTGG GTATAGATGAGATCTCTGAGGATGTGTATAAGGGCGTGGAACACAGCGACTCAGAGGACTCtgacaaatctgactccagtgACAGTGAGTACGCCAGCGATGAGGAGCAAAAGCCCAAGGATGGCCAGGATGCAGCGCCCAATGTCAAAGGCCAGAAGGAGCCATCCAAAACTGGAGTCAAAGACCAACCTTCCCCCAGTCAAGATAAGGAGGGCAAACCAGACGTGCCTGTGGCATCAAAATCTGCTGCCGGTGACGCTGGTGCAACAGTATCAGATCCCCTCTCtaaagagagagcgagcacaGATTCGGACAAAGAGAGCCCAGAGAAGACCAAAGCAGCTCCAGCATCGCCTGTTCCCAGAGAGAAGGCTCAGGTGAAAGAGGAGGTGAGGCAGCCCATGCCAGTGGAGGACTCTGACTCAGAGAGGGAGCTGGTTATTGACCTTGGAGAGGAACAGGGAggcaaggagaggaagaggagcagaagagacaCCACCACTGTTAAGGAGCCAGCTGCTGGTAAGCTTGAAG GTAAAGCCCCGACCCTGTCGACTGCCCCGTCTCAAAACAGCACGACCCCTTCCTCAGCCTCCAGTGTCTCCTCCCAGTCCCCTGTGGCCATTCCTGTTACCATGGTCTCCTTCACTACTGCCTCTCCTGCAGCCATAAGCCCTGCCACCTTGTCTAGTGCCACTCCAACACCAACCCCGacccctgcctcctcctcagcctccaccACACCGGCATTGAAGaaacagcgccctctgctgcccaGAGAGACGGTGCCAGTGGTGCAGAGAGCTGTGGTGTGGAATCCCACCGCCAAGTTTCAGACCTCCTCTCAGAAGTGGCACATGCAGAAGGTGCAGCGTCAGCAACAGAACCAGCAACCTGTGGCGACCACACAACTGCAGGCTCCATCGCCAGGGCAAGGCCAGGCCCAGACAGTGGCCCAGACACAGGCCACTGGAACCAGCTCAACATCAGTGTCCTCATCGCTGGCACAGCAGCCTTCACAAAGCACGCGCTATCAGACCAGGCAGGCTGTCAAAG cTGTTCAACAAAAAGACACTCCGCTCAGCACGTCCACGTCGGCTGTCACCCTGGTATCCAGTAGCCCCGCTTCTGTGGCAATGATGGCAGCGTCAAGTTTAGGCACAGCTTCTTCATCTTCCCCAATGGCAGTAGACTTGCAGATCCCCACTGGCTCAGCAGACGTTGCTGCAGACATTGCCAAGTACACTAATAAA ATAATGGATGCAATCAAAGGAACAATGACTGAAATCTACAATGACCTTTCTAAAAGTACTTCAGGGAATACAATAGCAGAG ATAAGACGACTGAGAATTGAAATAGAAAAATTACAGTGGTTACATCAACAGGAGTTGTCAGAAATGAAGCACAATCTTG AGTTGACGATGGCAGAGATGAGGCAGAGtctggagcaggagagggagaggttggTGGCTGAGATGAAGAAGCAGATGGAGCTGGAGAAGCAGCAAGCAGTGGATGAGACGAAGAAGAAACAGTGGTGCGCCAACTGCAGGAAAGAGGCCATCTTCTACTGCTGCTGGAACACCAGCTACTGTGATTACCCCTGCCAGCAAGCCCACTGGCCAGAACACATGAAGTCCTGCACCCAGTCAG CAACAGCCCCACAGCAAGAACCTGAGGCTGAGTCCACAGCAGAGCCTCCAAACAAAGGTTTAGGACAGTCCGGCAGTGGCCCAGTCCCTCTCAGAGACACTTCGGTCTCTGCACCATCAGACAAAGACTGTGACATGGAGAAGAGCACTGACAATGTTGCTGTCAGTCTGTCATAA